In the Aquimarina spinulae genome, ATTATTTCATTATGATGAAAACACACACTTAGAACTTGCTAAAAAAGCACTTAGTGATACTTTGGTTTCTGATAGTGATAAAAAATATTTTAGAAAAAAAATAAAAGCGTATTAGCATATGCCAGATAAGACAAAATTGTATAGTCCTGATAAAAAAACTATAGTTACTATTGATAAAGGTGAATTAATAAGTTACTTGATAGATGATATAGAAGTAATGCATCAAAAAGGAGATTTAGGATGGGGAAATACAGAAATCGAAATGTTTCCTACGATTGGCTCGACTAAAGAGAATCAATTTTCGGTACAAACTCCAAAAGGAGATGCAAAACTAGATCAGCACGGGATTTTAAGAGTTATGGATTATCTTCCTATAGTAATTGAGAAAAGTAGTGCTTGTTTTCATAAAAAATACATAGCGAATACCCAGTTGCCTAATCATAAATTTCCTAATAAATCTTCGCAACAATGGCTTAATTGGCCATATGATTTTGAGTTTATTAAAACTTTTGAATTATCGAATGAAGCTTTAAAAATTGTCTTTGAGATAAAATCAGAAAAAAATATGCCATTGATGTTAGGGTTTCATCCTGCATTTAAAATTTATAATGAGAATATCATATTGAAAACTGCAGATCAACATATTTCTTTAGATACTATTTTAAAAGCAGGAGCATCTGCTTTTTTATTAGAAGATTGTAAAGAAATAGCTGTCACCAATAATGGTAGTCTTGCTGTTAATGTAAAAACAAATGGTTTTAGACATATCATGCTATGGAGTGAAGTAACAAATATGGTTTGTATAGAACCTATTACTTTTTATCCTGCGAGCGTTCCTGTACATAAACTACATACAGGGTTTGATTATAGTTCGGGGTATGAAAAATATGAAGTTATCATTTCAGCATCGGCCTCTTGAAAATTCGAAAAATTGAAAATATAATTATTAGAGAAGGTTCGGTTTATTTATAGATACATGAAAATCAGGTGCAGTTTCTTGATTAATTAATTTTACATCTTTAGATAAGACACCTATTTGCTATCTGTAGTATCGTAGTATTATTCTACTGGCTTATATTTATTACCTTTTAAATCAACAAAATATGTTAGATCATTTTCTTCTATCGAATAATAAATAGTGGCATATTCTCTATCTGAATGAGAATATCCATATTTAAACTTGTTTAACTCCGCTTTACTGGTATAGGTAATATTTTCTATTATTTCTATTTGAGGTTTTACTACCCATTCCATTTTATAACAATCAAATATTGCAAATACTTCGTCTTTTCTCATTATCGATAATCCAAAAGTAGTAATAGGACTTGGACTTGAAAGAATTTCATCTTTAAATTTTATTTTGCCATTAAAATTTTTTAAACTCCATAGGTCATAATCGTTCTGAACAAAAAACCAAACATTTTTTTCGTCATTTGCATCTTTATTAAGCAGTATTTTTTTTTGAGTAAAATCAAACCCTTTAACCCTTTTACCTGAGGTTGTTATGATTCCATATTGTCCGTTTGTTTTAAGTATTGCAATTGCATAGTATTTGTCACCTTTTTTAAAAGGTTTTACTTCTTTATATATATCTGAATATTCGGATAAGGAACCTTCTTCATCAACTTTAAACCCTTTATAGCCTTTGTTGTGTGAAGAAATAATTTTTGCACGACATATCTTTTCGAAAGGAATGTCAACAATTTCTTGATGTTCAAAAAAGCTAATATCTCCATGTCTATTTATATCAAAACCTACTTCTCCTTTGTAATGTCCTGTCATGTTGGGATGAAAAAACTCTAAATTTCCATATTTAGCAGGTATTACAATATTATTGGTTTTACGATCAATATATCCCCAATAATCTTCAATTCTAAAAGGAATTAAATCTGTTAATTCATAAGATTTAAAATTAGAAAAATCCTTTATGACTTCATTCTTCTTTTCTTCAAACTTTTCTTTTTTCAAATTTTTTATTTCCTTGGTAATATGAAACTCTAAATTTCTTACCATTTGCATTTTGGCAGCATCCAGTTGTTCCGATATCATTAATGTTTTTTCTGTAATTGCCTTCCCGGCTTCAGAACTGTAAAAAGTTATATAGTTGTCTATATCAGATTCTGTATAGGTTTTAGAATATATTGGTATAATGATTGACTTAAATTTAGTGAGAAGTTTTTCCGTAATTTTTTTTTTAACCAATTCTTCATTATTGCCAAAAACTTCATAATAATATTGCACTTCTTGTTCAATTATTTTAGTTATTGTTTTTTCCATTTGGCCAATAGTTCCGTTTAATTTCAAAAACTTTTCTATTTTTTTATTAATATTTTGAGCATTAACTTGAAATGCGAAAAATGTAAATAATAATAGTAATATTTTCTGTATCATAAGGTTTATTAGTGTATGTGATAAAATTTTGAATTAAAAATCGTTTTACTCATCTGATTTTTCTATTATACAAAGGATATTGTTATTTTTTTTAAACCACCTGGTATTCCATGAAATTTACTCATTACTATTTCGTTTTATCAATTCATTAGAAATTGTAGTACTGTCTATAGTTTTATTACTAATGCTATCTAATAGAGTAGGAGAATCATAAAAATCTAATAATTTAGATTGATCTGCAATACGACCACCAAGGCCTTCATAAAATGGTGTTTTTACAAGAACTGTATTATATTTACCTTCAATACCAATGTAATAATGATTAACTTTATTGAGGTCAATATCTTCAAGGCAATATTCTACTAATGTAATTAGTTGTTTTCTTGACTTTACTTTTATTTTTTTTAGATCTCTTATTTCTAGTAAAACTAAAAGCTTATCCATATTTTGTTTAGTAAAGTATTTAATTTTATCAGTATTGATTCCTTTATTTAAATAATGGGTAGCGCAATTTTTAAGAAGTAAAGATGTAGAGTCTAATTCGGATGCTTTATTTTCGATAAGTGTATTCATATCTCTTTGCAAAAGTATTTTTCGAGGATCCGTATCTTCGGGTTTTGGTGCAACGTTATTATTAGAATGAAACATTATCGTAAACACAATAAACAAAATAAAAACTAAAATTAGCAGAACTGGCACCAAGCAACCTATAGCATGCCAAATAGGTGTTTTCACAGGGTTTAATTGATTTTCTTTAAATAATGAGGTTTTCATTTCTGAAGAAAATTCTCTTTCTGAATATTTCTTTTTACAATGAGAACATTTTGCAGTAGATGTTTTTGATATAGGAAAAACAGGAACCCAAAAAATATGGAAGTATTTTCCAAAAATAGTTACCGTAAAAGAGTTTTCTGTTTGACAATAGGGACATTTAGTATTGTTTAATTTTTTACTCTTTAGTATAGAGGAATTTAATCCATAAAAAAAAAGCATGAGAATAAGTTTTTTGTTTTAAATCCTTTTGAAAATTTAAAAGTTTCGTTAAGGTATTGATTGTATACATTATGGCAAATTTAGATGTGTAGGTTTACATATTTATACCTGAAAACAGTGATTTAGAGTATACAGAAGAATATAATAAATTGTTGTTATTAACTAATCTATTTAGGAATCATAGGATAGAATGTTTTGAAATTAATTTAGAAACTTTTTCTTTTATACAATAGAGTTTATGTATCTAAGGTATCTATAACTGTTAATGCTATTTTAATAGTATTATAATCAAGTACTTGTTCAAAATGATCAAAATAAGCTTTTAATGTATCTGGGGCATTTAGCTCTTTTTTTGCTTGCTTTACAGAAGAAATATCTTCTTTACTTATGAATTGGTTTAGGTTTATATCTTCACCGTCTTCATATAACTTCATAATATGCGAGAAGATGGTAGATTGTGCCAGTCGACGTTGTAGCGCTATTTCTTCTATAGAAAGTCCATGCTGGTACAAGGCTAAAGTTTCTAAATACGTATTTCCTTTTTTGTTTTTTCTGCAGAAAAGTCAATAATAGCTTTAATAAATTGATATCCGTAGTTTTGCATTTTTTGTCGTCCACCCCATTAATTTGCATGAATTCTTCATCACTCATTTGATGAAACTTCTCCATTTCTTTTAGGGTTGCATCACTAAAAATCTGATAAGCAGGTGCTAATTCTAATCGCAGTTGACGTAATTTCTCAAATAGATTAGGCGCTACTCCTTGATCCACTTGCTTTACAGCAGCAGCTTGTTTTGCTTTTTCAAACTCCTGTAAATGAGCAAAACTCACTTTTTCTCCTTCAAATAATACTTTTTGAGAAAGCGAAGTAAGTTTTAGTTTGTTGTTTTGATGAAAAGCAATCTCCAAATATCCTTGATTTATTAATTGTATAATGTATTGTTGCCAATCTCTCCATGCCATATCACTACCAATACCATATATTTTTACGTTTTGATATTCTTTATCATATACAGCAGCATTTTGTGCCCCTCGTAATATATCAATCACAGTGCCAATAGGTTCTTGTTCTTTGATTCGGTTTACTTGTAGATAATGCTTTTTGAGCAATAATAGTCCCATCGATAAAAGTTGGAGGGTTCTTATATACATCACAATTCTCACAATCTTCTTCGATTAATTCTCCGAGTTTCATGCGATCCAGTTTAGCTAATTGTACTTCTTGATTACCAGGCATGTTAGCAAACTTTTGTAATTATACTACATCTGCATAGC is a window encoding:
- a CDS encoding aldose epimerase: MPDKTKLYSPDKKTIVTIDKGELISYLIDDIEVMHQKGDLGWGNTEIEMFPTIGSTKENQFSVQTPKGDAKLDQHGILRVMDYLPIVIEKSSACFHKKYIANTQLPNHKFPNKSSQQWLNWPYDFEFIKTFELSNEALKIVFEIKSEKNMPLMLGFHPAFKIYNENIILKTADQHISLDTILKAGASAFLLEDCKEIAVTNNGSLAVNVKTNGFRHIMLWSEVTNMVCIEPITFYPASVPVHKLHTGFDYSSGYEKYEVIISASAS
- a CDS encoding DUF2059 domain-containing protein, which encodes MIQKILLLLFTFFAFQVNAQNINKKIEKFLKLNGTIGQMEKTITKIIEQEVQYYYEVFGNNEELVKKKITEKLLTKFKSIIIPIYSKTYTESDIDNYITFYSSEAGKAITEKTLMISEQLDAAKMQMVRNLEFHITKEIKNLKKEKFEEKKNEVIKDFSNFKSYELTDLIPFRIEDYWGYIDRKTNNIVIPAKYGNLEFFHPNMTGHYKGEVGFDINRHGDISFFEHQEIVDIPFEKICRAKIISSHNKGYKGFKVDEEGSLSEYSDIYKEVKPFKKGDKYYAIAILKTNGQYGIITTSGKRVKGFDFTQKKILLNKDANDEKNVWFFVQNDYDLWSLKNFNGKIKFKDEILSSPSPITTFGLSIMRKDEVFAIFDCYKMEWVVKPQIEIIENITYTSKAELNKFKYGYSHSDREYATIYYSIEENDLTYFVDLKGNKYKPVE
- a CDS encoding zinc-ribbon domain-containing protein, whose protein sequence is MLFFYGLNSSILKSKKLNNTKCPYCQTENSFTVTIFGKYFHIFWVPVFPISKTSTAKCSHCKKKYSEREFSSEMKTSLFKENQLNPVKTPIWHAIGCLVPVLLILVFILFIVFTIMFHSNNNVAPKPEDTDPRKILLQRDMNTLIENKASELDSTSLLLKNCATHYLNKGINTDKIKYFTKQNMDKLLVLLEIRDLKKIKVKSRKQLITLVEYCLEDIDLNKVNHYYIGIEGKYNTVLVKTPFYEGLGGRIADQSKLLDFYDSPTLLDSISNKTIDSTTISNELIKRNSNE
- a CDS encoding helix-turn-helix domain-containing protein gives rise to the protein MYQHGLSIEEIALQRRLAQSTIFSHIMKLYEDGEDINLNQFISKEDISSVKQAKKELNAPDTLKAYFDHFEQVLDYNTIKIALTVIDTLDT
- a CDS encoding RQC domain-containing protein; this encodes MIDILRGAQNAAVYDKEYQNVKIYGIGSDMAWRDWQQYIIQLINQGYLEIAFHQNNKLKLTSLSQKVLFEGEKVSFAHLQEFEKAKQAAAVKQVDQGVAPNLFEKLRQLRLELAPAYQIFSDATLKEMEKFHQMSDEEFMQINGVDDKKCKTTDINLLKLLLTFLQKKQKRKYVFRNFSLVPAWTFYRRNSATTSTGTIYHLLAYYEVI